Within the Pseudonocardia alni genome, the region AGCGGCCGATCCGGCCCTGGAACGAGACGGTGGTCCCGTCGGGACCCGGCTCCACCCGTACGTCCTCCGCGACCGCCTCGATCATCCCGATACCCCGTCCGCGGTGGCCTGGGTCGGTGGGCGGGTCGCGCCAGCGGCCGCGGTCGCTGACCTCCATCCGCACCAGGTACCCCTCGGCGTCCCCGCGCAGCAGAACCGTCGCGGCCCCGCCCGAGCCCGTGGCCCCGTAGGCGTGCTCGATGCTGTTGGACACGGCCTCGTTCACCGCGAGGACGAGATCCTGCACGGTCGGGCACTGTTCGTCGGTCCCGCACAGCGACGCGAGCCACCTCCCGGTCTCCCGGCGGGAGCGACCTGCCGACCCGGGTTCGACGGGCAGCTCGACACACAGAGTCGGGGACATGGCAGAGCAGTACCCATCAGGTCGCCGTGCAACTCATCGGAGTGACCGTCGATCGACAGCCGACCAGGTCACGCGACGTTCGACGTGCGGGCCCGCGCCACCCGGCCTACCGTCGGTCGGTGATGGCAGTCGATCATCGCCGGC harbors:
- a CDS encoding ATP-binding protein, which produces MSPTLCVELPVEPGSAGRSRRETGRWLASLCGTDEQCPTVQDLVLAVNEAVSNSIEHAYGATGSGGAATVLLRGDAEGYLVRMEVSDRGRWRDPPTDPGHRGRGIGMIEAVAEDVRVEPGPDGTTVSFQGRIGRCPGLCIPAS